The Mucilaginibacter defluvii genome contains the following window.
CTGGGTTGGGTCAAACATAATGGCTGATCCAATAGCGCCCTGGTTAGCGAACGTAGAACGTGAGTAACTACCTTTTAAATTCAGATCAATTTTAAGGTGATTATCCAAAAATTTTGGCGAAAGCGTAAGCGCGCCTGATACACGGTTCATGTTATCGCGCATCAGTATACCGTCCTGGTTAAGGTAACCTATGTTTAATCGGTATGGTGTATTTGCTTTTTTACCGGTTACGCTAACATTGTTATCGGTTGTAAACGCATTTCGGAATATTTCTTTCTGCCAATCAGTATTCGCGTCGCCCAGCAGGTCTTTTTGCGCTTGTGTTCCGTTAGCATTTACATAATCGCGCACTTCAGCGGCGGATAAGTTATTTACTTTACGCGCAACTGTCGCGATGGAGTTTTGTGACGTAACGTTGATCTGAGGTTTGCCACTGCCTCCTTTTTTAGTGGTTATCAATATAACGCCATTTGATGCTCTTGAACCGTAAATAGCCGTTGCATTGGCATCTTTTAAAACTGTGAAATTTTCGATATCATTAGGGTTGATCAGCGTCAGCGGGTTAGCTACACCTGGTATCGACTCGTTATTAAGCGGAACGTTATCAACAACAATCAACGGCGCATTGCTGGCATTAAGTGAAGCTCCTGCACGTATGCGTATCTCGCTGCCCGCGCCTGGTTGGCCTCCGCCAGATACGATCTGAACACCCGGAAGTTTACCGTTTATCAGTTGCTCCGGCGAGGTAATGGTACCTTTTTGAAAATCCTTCGAGCTAATTGACGTAATGGAACCGGTAAGTTCCTTTTTCTGTTGTGTACCGTAGCCAATAACTACCACCTCATTCAGCGATTGTGATTCGGCCGTCAGCAAAAATTCAACATTGGTGGTTTGGCCTGCCGTAACGGTGACTGTTTTGATTAGCGTTGTATAGCCGATATATTTGGCTGTAATGGTATGTGTACCGGCGCTCACGCTGTTCAGCTTAAAAGCACCGTTCATATCAGTAGCCGTGCCAACGGTTGTACCGTCAACAGTAACTGATACCCCAGGCAGGCTCTCGCGCTTGGTATCAAGCACAGTACCGCTTATACTGCCTGATTGCGCAAATGCAAAGCCTGATACAAGCATCATGGCAAGCAAAAGCACATAGTTTTTTAGATAAAATCTTCTCATACAAATTAAGGTTTTAATGCGTAAAGCTTTATTCAATGGTTACTTAGTTGGTTATAATTGTGTGGTTGAAAAGTGCCTCAAATTATGAGCCCTTCAGGCGGGGGCGCCTTTTGCTGTTGTTCTCATCATGTTTATTTGGTTTATTTAGTTAGTTAATTAAGCTCGAGTACATACTGGCCCCGGGCGGGTACCGTAACATTTTTGCTGATGCTGACCGCCTTACCCGTTATTACATCGGTACCAACGGCGTGCTTGCCGGTAACATCGGTAAAGCGAGCCATCTCCAGGGTTTGGTCTTTGCCAGATGCGTTGAGCATTACCAGCACGGTTTTTTCACCATAAATACGGGCGTATACATAAACATTGTCATAAGGCGCGTAATGTATCAGCTTGCCTGCCGTAACCGCCTTATTGGTTTTGCGCCAGTTAAGCAGTCTGCGCAGATAATTAAAGGCTTCATTCTGCTTGTCAGTGCGGCCTTCAGCGGTAAAGGCATCGGTTTTATCACCAGGCCAGCCGCCCGGAAAGTCCTTACGTATCTGTCCGTCGCCGTCGCTTTTAGGGCCTTCCATCAAAATTTCTGTACCGTAATATATCTGCGGAATGCCGCGCGTGGTAAGCAGAAACGCGAAGGCTTGCTTAAAGCGGTCAAGATTTTTATCATCCTTGCGGGTAAAACGGCCCAGGTCATGGTTATCCAGAAAGGTAAGGATATTGTTCGGATCCGGGTATAAAAAGTCCTGAGCTATTACCTCAAAAATCTGGTATATGCCTGATTGCTCGCCGCCATTCCTGTTGGCATCCTCATTAAAACCCCAATCAGCCGTAAAAGTTAACGGGAAATCCATCACCGTTTTCAGGTATGTATTGTTAGGGTTGATGGCCGAGTTACGCTGCCACCAGGCGGTTTCACCAGGTTTACCATACCATGATTCGCCTACAATGTTAAAGTTAGGGTACTCGGCCATCACTTCTTTGCACCAGCGGGCCATAAAGGCATAGTCAGGGTAAGGGTAGGTATCCTGGCGAATGCCGTCAATACGCGCATACTCTATCCACCAGATGCTGTTTTGTATGAGGTAAGTGGCCAGGTGGCGGTTACGCTGGTTCAAATCGGGCATATCAGGCACAAACCAGCCGTCAAGCAAAATATCTTTCTCTTTTTTTGCTGCGTGGGGATCCATCGCGGTAAGCTTGGCGTGGTTGGTTTGTACGTACTTTGCGGGATTATTTATCCAGTCAGCGGCAGGTTTATCCTTCATCCAGGGGTGTGCCAGGCCGCAGTGGTTAAATATCATATCCATCACCACCTTCATGCCCTTGGCATGCATATCGGCAGTGAGTTGCTTGAATTCGGCATTTGAGCCGAAACGTGGGTCAATCTTATAAAAATCAGTTATAGCATAACCATGGTAAGAGCCGTTTGGCATCCGGTTTTCCTGTACGGGATTAAACCAAACCGTGGTAAAACCCAAATCCTTAATGTAGTTCAAATGGTCGGCTACGCCTTTCAGGTCGCCGCCATGGCGGGCGTCCGGGTTCTTGCGGTCAACACCAACCGCCTCCAGCACGTCATTTTCGGTGCTGCCGTTAGCAAAACGATCGGGCGTAAGCAGGTAAAGCACATCCGTACTGTTAAAGCCCAGCGCCCCACTGTGATCGGTACGGGCTTTCAGTTCATAGCTTATGGCCTTTACATCACCATTGGCGCCGGTGAATTTTATACGCATAATACCCGGCTTTGCCGAGGTGGCTATATCCAGGTAAATAAATAAATAGTTGGGGTTATCGGTTTTGGCAACCTCGGTAATCTTAACACCAGGGTAGGTAATCATAGGTTTGGCTTTAGCTATACCCGTGCCATTCACCATAAGCTGAAGCTGCTTATTCTTCATGCCGGCCCACCAAAAAGCAGGTTCAACCCGATTTATGCTTACCTGGCCAAAAGCATTGCCCAATGCGGTAACGCATAACAGTACAACGAATACAAAACTTTTAGTATAGGTTTTATACATGTGCAGCTCGTTCAAAAAAATGTTATCGGTTAATTGGATCTAAATTGGTTAACACCATTTGCCACAGTGTTTCGATAGATTAATTTATACGAAACAATGATGCCCGGTGTTTTAACTGATACAAATTTGATGAGCTTGCAAGCGTTTAGCTATTTGTTTAGCTAAAATTTAAGGAAAAATCGAATTATTTAAAATTAAAATCCTGATTTACAGTATTTTAATTTTATAAAAAATTTGAAAAATTTAAACAAATTTAGGCTTGTCGAAACACGCTTAAGTGTGGAATAGTGTTAAACCGGGATATATTTTACGCGTTATCGGCAATTTTTTTACCGCCCCGCGTGTTGTCAACCGCTTTAATGTCCATTATACGTTTATCAAACTCATCACCCGGAAAAAGTGATTTTGCTTTAAGGCGCATCTTGTACACGTAGATGGTTTTTTCGGAATACTCGAGTATTTTGGAGATGGTTTCGGTGTCATTTATGCCCAGCCTGATCAGCGCGAAGATACGCAGGTCAGTAGTGAGCACCTCATCGCTCTTAGGCCATATCTGATCCTCTTTTTTGAACAGGGCATTAAAGGACGATACAAAATTCGGGAATATTTTGATGAACACATGATCAAACGTGTGGAACAAGGTCTCACGCTCCTTTTTGATCTGAATGTTATCCACAATGAGCTGGATATGATCATAACGTTTTTGCGAGAGTTTAAGGTCGACAGAGCGCTTTAGTTTTTCGAGTTTCAGGATATAGCCCGATATCACGTTAAAAAAATAGCCGATGTATTCTTCTTTGATATGTGTATCTTCCTCAAGCTTACCGTTAATCGCTTCCAGCTCTGCATTGGTTTCCTCAATTATCTTCTCTTTGGCCTTGAGGTTTTTGAGTTGCCTGAACAGCATTACCGATATTACAATAACCAGGGCAGCCAGCACGGATAATGATACGATGAATATCAGGAAACGGGTTTTTTCACGCTCGCTGTACTTTAATTTCTCAGCAGCAATAATAGGTAGGATGGAACTGATTTGCGCGCGACGCTGGCGTGCACCATAAAAATCAGCATCGGCCATGGCATGCTGGATGTACTTATACGCGTTCTTGATATCGCCCTGCTTATAAAATATTTCGGCAAGCCAGAAAATGGCCAGCGTTTCTTTAGTCGATGATCTGATGTCACTTGTAACTGCCTGTATAAGCAGCTCGATTCCCTTTTCGCGCTGCTTGTTTTTTAAGTAAATGTCGCCGAGTGTTGATGCTACTATGGCATGCTGGTGCTCGGTAAGTTTTTGGGTGTTCAGTAGCTTCAAAAAATCAGCCTCAGCGGCAACCGGGTCGCCTTGCTTGAGCTTCTTGTAGCCGATAAGGTATAAATTATTGTATGATCCGGGTACGCTGATCGCTATTGCCGAGTCAATATACTGATTGGCCTTCTCCACATATTGCGGTGAGTACTGGTTATCGTTATCATAATTGGCCAGGTCAAAGTTAGCCCGCATCATTAACCGGTAATACTCATACCGCATGGTGTCGGGTAGCATACGCGCGTCAATTCCGGAAAGATTGTCGAAGGCCTCTTTAAACATGCCCGACGATAACAGGATAAAGCCAACTTTTACCTTGCTGGTGTACTCCCTGCCTACATCGTTAAGCTTTTGGCTTAACTGGAGCAGTTTGTGCGCGTAAACGTAAGCCGAATCATATTTGTATGATTTATATTCCTCGTAAAGCTGCGAGCAAACATCAAAGCTCCGGGCGGGGTTATTGCGTACCCGGGCAAACCGCGTTTTAAGCTGTTTCAGCCGCTGCTCCTTCTGGTTATCGTACTCACTTTTGCGGTTAAGTTCCACGTCGAGCTTATCCAGCAATTCATTCGTTTTGCCTGGTGCAGCAAAAACAGCATTCCCAATCAAAAGCAGCAGAATTAGCAGGGCAGCGCGCATAAACAGGTTTAATTGTTCGCAAAGTAAGCAATAAAAAAGCAAATTGCCTTATTGCTGTTTACGCTATTAACGCTGCCCACAGTTATTATTTTAAAGCTCCGCGAATTATTTTTTTTTAAGCTAAACATTAAGCCGGCGATGGCCCCTGAGCGCTAACTTCTGCGTTGGCTTCGGGCAAATGCACTGCTTTATAACCGCCTTTTGAACGGAAGTACAATAGCAGCAAAGTATAACAAACCATCAGCCCAAGCGGAAATAAAGCCACCGTTTTCAGCGCTTCTTTTTTAGCGGTCTCCTGCACACCTGTTACGGTAGCCTTTTCGGCCACGGGCGCGGCGGCAAGCTTACCAGCGTCAATAGCCTGGTAAGTACCAAACATGCTTGATCGTGGCGTTGTGGCGTACGTACTATGCAGCTCTGTTTTGTTTTGGCTGTCGTAAGCCTGTAGTTTATTGTCGATGGTTTTATCCTGCACAAAACCCAGAATAACCGCGCCGAGCACGCCAGCGCCGATCATACCTACGCCACCGGTAACATTCATGGTAAGTGCCCCGCCTTTAGGGAAACGCTCAGCTACTACGCCCAGCATGGTTGGCCAGAAAAAGCTTTTGCCGATGCCGAATATCGTAGCGGCTACCAATATCATTACGCCATCTGCCCCGGACAAGAAGAATAAACCCAACGCCGCTACGCCCGAACATACGGCCAGCAAACCCAATGGTGATATACGGTGGATGATGTTACCCGCGCAAAAACGCAGTATCACCATTATTGCTGAGGTATAAATAAGTATCCAGCCGCCCTGCAGCCCTATTTTTGACATGGCAGGCGCCATTAAATCTGATATCCAGCTGTCAGTGCCCAATTCAGTTATCGCCATCGGTAGCATGATCAGTAGCATTAGCACAAATAACGGCTTGCCAAAACTACGCACAAACGCCCCGAACAAACCCACAATGGCCAAAGTAACAATTACGTTTACGCTGGTAGCCCAACCGAATACCGAGCCTATCTGGAAAACAATCAAACCTACAATGATAAGTGCACCGCCAATGCCTACTTCTTTCAGCATATCCAAATAAGATATACCGGCCTTTACCCGCTCATTGATCGGGAATTTATGCGGCAACATTAACAGGCCATAACCCAGGGCAGGTATCAAAACCAGTAATATCTTTAACTTCCAGTTGGTTTCCGGACCCATCAGCAGGGCCATAACACCGCCTAATATTAAACCGGTTGGCCAGCCCGCGTGTAAAAAGTTAAGCCATTTGGTTTTTTCCTTCGGGAACATACTGGCCACTGCCGGGTTAGTAACCGCCTCAACGGTACCATTGCCCAGCGCCATAATAAATGTACCTATATACAGCATGGTATAACCTGTAGCAAACCACGTAATAGCTGCGGACAGGATATGGCAGATAAAAGCAAAGATCATGGAGTTTTTATAACCTACTTTATCAATTATCAAACTAAACAAAACAATACTGATAGCGAATGGCCATAGCCCCACCCCTGCAATCTCACCGGTTTGAGTATTGCTGAGGTTAAACTCAGCACTCCATTGCGGCAGCGTTAGCGCCCGTAAAATAAACCCGAACGAGGTAGTTACAATAGCCACAAAACAGGCCAGGAACAGCATTTTGTTAGGCGCTTCGGCCGTTTGAGTCGTTGTGCTCATAATTGGTATTTAAGGTTTTTATAATCTGTTAGTGATGGCAGATATAACGCAGCATAATAATAAGCCCGCCTTTCAGCCAAAAAATGATCAGATACTAAAATGTTATAATTGGTAAGCCAATCGTTTATGGCTTTGATTGTTTGGTTATAACAATCGATTGCATATTTAATATAAAATATTTGTATTTGCAAGCAGATCAGTATATAATGCAAAACGCCCGGCTAAATATCAGCCGGGCGTTTTGCAAATATTCATTTGCGATTACTGCACCATAAATACAGCGTTGCCAAACAACAGCTTGCCGTTTTCCCAAAAGCTGCGGAACAGCGGATCATCAGCCAGGAATACAACCGAACCCCGGCCAACTGATTGTACGCCGATCAGCATACCATCAACCAGTTTGGCTTTGCTGGTTTGGCCCACAAAGCCCGAGGTATAACCATCTTTCTTTAACACGCCCACATTCCAGCTGCTGCCTGAGTCCAGGTAATCATAAACCTCTTCATTCATTTTAAGCGTATAGTAATCCGCAGGCATACCAAAGCCTAAAGGGTGGGTATTGTCCAAGTGGATTTTATAAACCGCGCCGGGTACATTGCTTTTTAAAGCCTCTTTATCGCGGTCGGCATAGGCAATTACTTTATTGGTGGCCTTGCTTTTATCATCCTTTTTATCTGTCGCGGCCTCTTTTTCGCGTATGCCAAAAAGCTTTTTATCTGCCAGTTGTGCTACAGCATTCTGCATGGCTATCAATTTACCGCCGCTGCTAAGCCAGCTTTGCATTTTGTCGGTCGGGAAATCGCCGTAATTCCCATCCGCGAAAATCATCACATCTACATCATTCCAGCGCATACGGCTCAAATCGCTGTAGTTCACCAGCGTAACCGGGTAATTTATCTGCTGCTCAAAATAATGCCAAACTTCGCCAATAGCTTCTGATGAGGTTACATTACCGGCCACTAAAATCACTTTTAGCGGGCGGATATATTTAATATAGTCAGACCCCATATCGGCGCCTTTATCCACAAAGCCCGAATTTAGCTGCACCAGCGGATGGTTGGTTTCGGCAGCGATGGATCGGATGGTTTTATCAAAATCCTTTTCTTTATTGCTCGACCGGGTAATGAGCAACGAGCCGGCAGAGAATTTTTTGCCACCGGCCTCAAAAGGCTTTTCTGAATAGCGCACTTTAACGCCTCGTTTAAGCAAGCTTGCCAAAAACTTAACATCATTTACAGATTGCCATGCCGACACGTAAGCATAAGCCGCGTTGCTGCTGTAAGCAGGTGCAACAACAGCAGGTGCCGACTGCCGCTGCGGTTTGTATGACTCCTTAACCGCCCAGGCTTTTAAGCCGTAAGCATAAGGCAAAGCCCAGCCCGTAATATCATAGGTATTGCTATCGGCAATAAATGTTTTAGGCTCCAGCAGTACATTCAATAAAACCGCCTTAGGCTGGTAGGCATTTATCACCAGATCATTAGCCGCGGGTTTATAGCTTTCGGTTTTTCCGGTGATATAATTCAATCCGCGTACTGAATTGCCAAGCCCGTAGCCATACTCAATACCATTGCGTTTAAGCAGGGCGGCAAGTGCGGTTATCTTATCGTTATTGCTGTTTTCTATCACAAAGGTTTTATACGTTCCCGGTGGATTGGTGCGACCCACGTCAAAATACTTTTTGTATTCTGTTAAAGCTTTTTGTGCATTGGCGGATGCCGCCTCAATGGTACTTAAGCTGTTAGAGTGATGATGCGCTATCCGATCAGCCAGTGTAAGCGTATCGCCGGTACGGGTTTGTATAGCCAGGCCACCGGCTATGCCGCCCTGTTCATACGTCATGCCTATGGAGCCGTTATACAGCGGGTAAGTATCGCCGTAGGATGGGTAAAGCAGATCGAATATCTCCTTGGTAAAATAAGCCCAGCCATTCTGGTCAAAATACTTCGCGTTGTTTTTACCGATGATTACCTGGAACTCGCGCTGCCAGGGAGTAATATCCTGGTGCACCGGCTCGGCAGCAGGGGCAAAATAGTATGGCGCGTTGTAGCCCTGCTCATGAAAATCGACATGTATTTGCGGCAGCCACTGGTTATACAGCGCTACGCGGCCCTGTGTTTCCTTTTGTACCTGCCATGCCCAATCTCGGTTCAAATCAAAAAAGTAATGGTTAGTACGCCCGGCGGGCCAGGGCTCAAAATGCTCACGGGCGGCAGGGTTGGCATCGGGTTTCTCTCCTTTGGCCGAATTGTAAAAGTTAACATAACGCTCACGGCCATCAGGGTTAAGGCATGGGTCAATTACCACTACGGTATTTTTTAGCCAGGCCTGGGTGCGGGTATTGGCGGGGTCGACCATATCGTACAACGTTTGCATAGATACCTCGCTCGAACTAGGCTCGTTACCATGTACGTTAAAGCTGAGCCATACTATTACCGGCGTGTTACTATTAATAGCCCCGGCGACTTTTTCCATACCGGCAATGCTTAAATTATTCTTGCGGATCTCTTCCAGCCTGCCAATGTTCTGCGCCGAAGCGATGAACATCGCCATCAGCGGGCGCCCCTCATTGGTGGTACCGTAAGGCGCCAGCTTTACGTTGGATGCGGTTTTAGCTATGTAATTAAAATACTCGGCAATGCGGGCATGGTGCGTAAACCGCGAGCCCAGGCTATAACCCAAAAATTCATCGGGCGATTGTATTTTCTGCGCCAAGGCATTTACACACAAACCAAGACACAGCAACAGGGTGAATAATCTTTTAAACATATAATGGTGCAGCAAGCGTTTACCTAATTAACGCAGGTGTTAAATGTCGATAATTTACAGGTAAGATCGCTAAAATTTTTATGTAAATATCCTGAAACAGGCATCGCCACACACGCAATAATCCGCACATTTGCACATCAGCATATCTGCACATTAACATACTCATGACCCCACTACAGGCCCTGCAAAAATATTTTGGTTACAATGCGTTCAGGCATCAGCAGGAAGCTATAATCGGGCAGATACTTTCAGGGCACGATGTAATGGCGCTGATGCCAACCGGCGGCGGTAAATCGCTCTGCTACCAATTGCCTGCGGTGTTAATGCCGGGGCTTACCGTTGTCGTATCGCCGCTCATCGCGCTGATGAAGGACCAGGTTGACAGCCTGAACGTGAACGGCATCCCGGCGGCATTTTTCAACTCCAGCCAAACACCCGATGAACAGCGCGACATCATCACCCGGCTAAAAAGCAACCAGATAAAACTGCTTTACCTTGCCCCGGAGCGCTTGTTCGGCACCGAAAATAAGCTGATCGATTTTTTGAAATCGTTGCCTGTATCGCTCTTCGCTATTGACGAGGCGCATTGTATATCGCACTGGGGGCATGATTTTAGGCCGGAGTACCTGATGCTGGCGCACATCAAAGATCATTTTAATAAAATACCCGTAATTGCCCTTACCGCCACCGCCGATAAGCAGACGCAAAAGGACATCCTGGAGAAGCTTGCGCTGCATGAGCCCACTGTTTATGTTTCTTCATTCAACCGGGCGAACATCACTTATAGGGTGTTACCCAAAAACAAAAGCTTTAACCAACTGCTTAACTTTTTGGCGGACAGGCGTAATGATTCGGGCATTATTTACTGCCTCTCCCGTAAATCAACCGAAGCCCTGGCTGCCGACCTGAAAGCGGAAGGCTATAGCGCCGAAGCTTACCATGCTGGGCTCGATCACACCACAAAAGCCCGTAACCAGGAAGCCTTTTTACGCGATGAGGTAAAGATCATGGTAGCTACCATTGCCTTTGGCATGGGCATCAATAAATCTAACGTACGTTACGTGGTGCACATGGATATGCCCAAAAACATTGAAGGCTATTACCAGGAAACCGGCCGCGCCGGGCGCGATGGTTTGCCCTCTGATGCCATGCTGTATTACTCGCCGGGCGATACCATCAAGCTGAAAGGCTTTGTAACATTAGAAAATAATGAAGAGCAAAGCCGGGTGTTGCTTGAAAAGCTGAATGACATGGCCACTTACTGCGAGCTGCACACCTGCCGCCGCAAATACCTGCTGAACTATTTTGATGAGGATACGGCTGACAATTGCGGCTCATGCGATATATGCCTCAGCGAGTTTAAAAAGTTTGATGGCACGCTCATCGCCCAAAAGGCACTATCGGCTGTATACCGGCTCAACCAGGGCTTTGGGTTAGGTTATGTGATCGATTTTTTACGCGGATCAAAAAGCGAGAAGATCCGTGATGAGCACAAGCAGCTTAAAACCTATGGCGTAGGTGCCGACATCAGTAAAGCGCAGTGGCAGCGCTACCTGCGCGAACTGAACGCCCACGGCTATCTGCAAATAACCGATGATGCCTACCCCGTAGTTAAGCTGACCGACAAAAGTGAGGCGATACTTAAAGGCCTTGAAAAGGTTGAGTTGACCGAAGCGCAGATCATCGAAGAAAAAACCGAGGAAGCATTACCCTTTGAAGCGCCGT
Protein-coding sequences here:
- a CDS encoding glycoside hydrolase family 13 protein, yielding MYKTYTKSFVFVVLLCVTALGNAFGQVSINRVEPAFWWAGMKNKQLQLMVNGTGIAKAKPMITYPGVKITEVAKTDNPNYLFIYLDIATSAKPGIMRIKFTGANGDVKAISYELKARTDHSGALGFNSTDVLYLLTPDRFANGSTENDVLEAVGVDRKNPDARHGGDLKGVADHLNYIKDLGFTTVWFNPVQENRMPNGSYHGYAITDFYKIDPRFGSNAEFKQLTADMHAKGMKVVMDMIFNHCGLAHPWMKDKPAADWINNPAKYVQTNHAKLTAMDPHAAKKEKDILLDGWFVPDMPDLNQRNRHLATYLIQNSIWWIEYARIDGIRQDTYPYPDYAFMARWCKEVMAEYPNFNIVGESWYGKPGETAWWQRNSAINPNNTYLKTVMDFPLTFTADWGFNEDANRNGGEQSGIYQIFEVIAQDFLYPDPNNILTFLDNHDLGRFTRKDDKNLDRFKQAFAFLLTTRGIPQIYYGTEILMEGPKSDGDGQIRKDFPGGWPGDKTDAFTAEGRTDKQNEAFNYLRRLLNWRKTNKAVTAGKLIHYAPYDNVYVYARIYGEKTVLVMLNASGKDQTLEMARFTDVTGKHAVGTDVITGKAVSISKNVTVPARGQYVLELN
- a CDS encoding DUF6377 domain-containing protein, with translation MRAALLILLLLIGNAVFAAPGKTNELLDKLDVELNRKSEYDNQKEQRLKQLKTRFARVRNNPARSFDVCSQLYEEYKSYKYDSAYVYAHKLLQLSQKLNDVGREYTSKVKVGFILLSSGMFKEAFDNLSGIDARMLPDTMRYEYYRLMMRANFDLANYDNDNQYSPQYVEKANQYIDSAIAISVPGSYNNLYLIGYKKLKQGDPVAAEADFLKLLNTQKLTEHQHAIVASTLGDIYLKNKQREKGIELLIQAVTSDIRSSTKETLAIFWLAEIFYKQGDIKNAYKYIQHAMADADFYGARQRRAQISSILPIIAAEKLKYSEREKTRFLIFIVSLSVLAALVIVISVMLFRQLKNLKAKEKIIEETNAELEAINGKLEEDTHIKEEYIGYFFNVISGYILKLEKLKRSVDLKLSQKRYDHIQLIVDNIQIKKERETLFHTFDHVFIKIFPNFVSSFNALFKKEDQIWPKSDEVLTTDLRIFALIRLGINDTETISKILEYSEKTIYVYKMRLKAKSLFPGDEFDKRIMDIKAVDNTRGGKKIADNA
- a CDS encoding MFS transporter, with amino-acid sequence MSTTTQTAEAPNKMLFLACFVAIVTTSFGFILRALTLPQWSAEFNLSNTQTGEIAGVGLWPFAISIVLFSLIIDKVGYKNSMIFAFICHILSAAITWFATGYTMLYIGTFIMALGNGTVEAVTNPAVASMFPKEKTKWLNFLHAGWPTGLILGGVMALLMGPETNWKLKILLVLIPALGYGLLMLPHKFPINERVKAGISYLDMLKEVGIGGALIIVGLIVFQIGSVFGWATSVNVIVTLAIVGLFGAFVRSFGKPLFVLMLLIMLPMAITELGTDSWISDLMAPAMSKIGLQGGWILIYTSAIMVILRFCAGNIIHRISPLGLLAVCSGVAALGLFFLSGADGVMILVAATIFGIGKSFFWPTMLGVVAERFPKGGALTMNVTGGVGMIGAGVLGAVILGFVQDKTIDNKLQAYDSQNKTELHSTYATTPRSSMFGTYQAIDAGKLAAAPVAEKATVTGVQETAKKEALKTVALFPLGLMVCYTLLLLYFRSKGGYKAVHLPEANAEVSAQGPSPA
- a CDS encoding M14 metallopeptidase family protein, coding for MFKRLFTLLLCLGLCVNALAQKIQSPDEFLGYSLGSRFTHHARIAEYFNYIAKTASNVKLAPYGTTNEGRPLMAMFIASAQNIGRLEEIRKNNLSIAGMEKVAGAINSNTPVIVWLSFNVHGNEPSSSEVSMQTLYDMVDPANTRTQAWLKNTVVVIDPCLNPDGRERYVNFYNSAKGEKPDANPAAREHFEPWPAGRTNHYFFDLNRDWAWQVQKETQGRVALYNQWLPQIHVDFHEQGYNAPYYFAPAAEPVHQDITPWQREFQVIIGKNNAKYFDQNGWAYFTKEIFDLLYPSYGDTYPLYNGSIGMTYEQGGIAGGLAIQTRTGDTLTLADRIAHHHSNSLSTIEAASANAQKALTEYKKYFDVGRTNPPGTYKTFVIENSNNDKITALAALLKRNGIEYGYGLGNSVRGLNYITGKTESYKPAANDLVINAYQPKAVLLNVLLEPKTFIADSNTYDITGWALPYAYGLKAWAVKESYKPQRQSAPAVVAPAYSSNAAYAYVSAWQSVNDVKFLASLLKRGVKVRYSEKPFEAGGKKFSAGSLLITRSSNKEKDFDKTIRSIAAETNHPLVQLNSGFVDKGADMGSDYIKYIRPLKVILVAGNVTSSEAIGEVWHYFEQQINYPVTLVNYSDLSRMRWNDVDVMIFADGNYGDFPTDKMQSWLSSGGKLIAMQNAVAQLADKKLFGIREKEAATDKKDDKSKATNKVIAYADRDKEALKSNVPGAVYKIHLDNTHPLGFGMPADYYTLKMNEEVYDYLDSGSSWNVGVLKKDGYTSGFVGQTSKAKLVDGMLIGVQSVGRGSVVFLADDPLFRSFWENGKLLFGNAVFMVQ
- the recQ gene encoding DNA helicase RecQ; translation: MTPLQALQKYFGYNAFRHQQEAIIGQILSGHDVMALMPTGGGKSLCYQLPAVLMPGLTVVVSPLIALMKDQVDSLNVNGIPAAFFNSSQTPDEQRDIITRLKSNQIKLLYLAPERLFGTENKLIDFLKSLPVSLFAIDEAHCISHWGHDFRPEYLMLAHIKDHFNKIPVIALTATADKQTQKDILEKLALHEPTVYVSSFNRANITYRVLPKNKSFNQLLNFLADRRNDSGIIYCLSRKSTEALAADLKAEGYSAEAYHAGLDHTTKARNQEAFLRDEVKIMVATIAFGMGINKSNVRYVVHMDMPKNIEGYYQETGRAGRDGLPSDAMLYYSPGDTIKLKGFVTLENNEEQSRVLLEKLNDMATYCELHTCRRKYLLNYFDEDTADNCGSCDICLSEFKKFDGTLIAQKALSAVYRLNQGFGLGYVIDFLRGSKSEKIRDEHKQLKTYGVGADISKAQWQRYLRELNAHGYLQITDDAYPVVKLTDKSEAILKGLEKVELTEAQIIEEKTEEALPFEAPLLDQLKSVRLHFAKLENVPAYIILSDATLLEMATYLPQSMDELRHISGFGDVKLARYGREFLEVIKPYCSANNLSSKVKQRAAKRQPKPRSEKVNNTQRESLNLFKAGKGIQEIAAERGLSPMTVEGHLTQFVQTGELEVAEFVDENKVPVIKDAIESYGPERLAPLKEVLGDGYSYTEIKAVVAWLKREIE